One region of Chitinophaga varians genomic DNA includes:
- a CDS encoding DUF3320 domain-containing protein, which translates to MIASILTRLESSRKELLDLGMKNPLLNYKLSASKGLHIVDEVSAAVYALLVAENKTLTFLDRPDKKAGQPDLMYQEQPAAGGKDTVHDTRLQTNESQVNLHTRLLNTYYAARMSLEEQGFNILYLSLGMLQWCEAGSTEPRLAPLVLVPVQLDRSDVRERFRLKYTLEEVEGNISLEAKMKTDFNISIPALPETEDFNITEYFNAVAAAVDGMPNWKVEADAIELGFFSFGKFMIYNDLDAANWPGDSGPLTHPVINSLFGGGFSDNQPGIPEDAFIDNEPRADELFQVVDADSSQIHAMLAVQEGKHLVIQGPPGTGKSQTITNIIADAVGRGKKVLFVAEKMAALEVVKRRLDNIQLGEACLELHSHKANKKELHQELRRVLELGRPSVQKLREEVLLLNTHRQELNEYCQAVNEPVGQSGLSVHQITGYLLRINEDIAGRQLPVITPPDMASWDAAAMNKATAMAQRIQACLSEAGMPSQLLFLGSRLNVLLPHQQEALQRQLQDTATALQDLQQSLTGVAGKMGLQAPEDVTAMKQLIHVCDLLSRKPDLSGLNAGNKAWLQQQQDIISWLEAGRRLTAIHQAYQDILIPEAFSQDLMEVRQNLLAHGTKWYKFLIGAYNRSNKQLAALCKGALPKDNTEKLQYVDSIMEYRRHDALLQEHAALARDLFGTRWQKHQTDWDALDTATAYITDMHKRISAGTCPEAVLDCLHKNIDPAVAAADRDALQQASDKTAGLQAAVLQQLEMRDYQWPAAFAAAAQQLGTWKDRLPEIHHTIAWNNITETATQENLSCLITPSTDWPEAARLLKTVLQKTWYEYLLETAVKAHPALRRFDRAGHEELVQQFRRLDAMNLQYNRARAALSHWEQMPRMEAGGQVNIIRTEFNKKARHMPVRKLMKEAGLAIQAIKPVFMMSPLSIANFLPPATLEFDLVIFDEASQVRPVEALGAILRGKQLVVVGDTKQLPPTSFFDTLTKEVEDEENITADMQSILGLCDAQGAPQRMLRWHYRSRHESLITLSNHEFYENKLVIFPSPGSKDSRGLVFHHLPDTAYDRGKTRSNPKEAEAVADAVMEHARRHPGLSLGVVAFSTSQREAITVALETRRRNNPELESFFRQHADEPFFVKNLENVQGDERDVIFISIGYGRTEEGYVAMSFGPLNNEGGERRLNVLITRAKSRCEVFTNLTADDLDLNRTQSAGIAALKNFLYYAQHGRLNMTVETGLPADSPFEENVAARLEEKGYIVRKQVGSRGFYIDLAIVDPDNPGRYILGIECDGAAYHSARSARDRDRLRQQMLEAIGWKMYRIWSTDWFRNPGKELDRLVAAIEAAKTALSMDDEDAQEATPAAAAPELKREVVEEDTDETQMYEIATLPEEIRDQEFHATPIGSLCNWIEQVVNIESPVHFDELARRMVEAAGITRVGPRIREILRHAVRHSDASKRIKIKGQFLWHTALPEPVVRNRSLLPAAARKINYISVEEMGVALEKVVKDAIAIQREDAVPFIAKMFGYSRVTEEMKEEILKAIDAGIANNVVQLEGDLLKA; encoded by the coding sequence ATGATTGCATCCATATTGACCAGGCTGGAGTCGTCCCGAAAAGAGCTCCTGGACCTTGGAATGAAGAATCCCCTTTTAAACTACAAGTTATCTGCCAGCAAAGGGCTACATATTGTTGATGAAGTATCGGCCGCCGTTTATGCGTTGCTGGTAGCAGAAAATAAAACGCTGACGTTCCTCGACCGTCCGGACAAAAAAGCCGGGCAGCCTGACCTGATGTACCAGGAACAGCCGGCTGCCGGCGGAAAAGACACCGTGCATGACACCCGGCTGCAAACCAATGAGTCGCAGGTAAACCTGCACACCCGTTTGCTGAACACCTATTACGCCGCCAGAATGAGCCTGGAAGAGCAGGGGTTCAATATCCTGTACCTGTCGCTCGGCATGCTGCAATGGTGTGAAGCGGGCAGTACTGAGCCGCGACTGGCGCCACTGGTGCTGGTGCCGGTGCAACTGGACCGTTCGGACGTCCGTGAACGTTTCCGTTTGAAATATACGCTGGAAGAAGTGGAGGGCAACATCTCGCTGGAAGCGAAGATGAAAACGGATTTTAATATCAGCATCCCTGCCTTGCCGGAAACGGAAGATTTTAATATCACCGAATATTTCAATGCCGTGGCCGCGGCCGTAGATGGCATGCCTAACTGGAAAGTGGAAGCTGACGCCATTGAGCTGGGCTTTTTCTCTTTCGGGAAATTCATGATCTACAACGACCTGGATGCCGCCAACTGGCCGGGCGATAGCGGCCCGCTCACCCATCCGGTGATCAACAGCCTGTTTGGCGGTGGTTTTTCAGATAATCAGCCTGGTATTCCGGAAGATGCTTTTATCGATAACGAACCACGTGCCGATGAGCTGTTCCAGGTGGTAGATGCCGATAGTTCGCAGATTCATGCGATGCTGGCCGTACAGGAAGGCAAACACCTCGTGATACAGGGCCCTCCTGGCACGGGTAAATCACAGACCATCACCAATATTATCGCCGATGCCGTAGGCAGAGGGAAAAAGGTATTGTTTGTAGCAGAAAAGATGGCCGCGCTGGAAGTGGTGAAGCGCCGTCTTGATAATATCCAGCTGGGAGAAGCCTGCCTGGAGCTGCACAGCCATAAAGCCAATAAAAAAGAATTACACCAGGAGCTGCGCCGGGTGCTGGAACTGGGACGGCCTTCCGTGCAAAAGCTGCGCGAAGAGGTATTGTTGCTCAACACGCACCGGCAGGAGCTGAACGAATACTGCCAGGCGGTGAATGAGCCGGTAGGGCAGAGCGGCCTTTCCGTACATCAGATCACCGGCTATCTGTTACGTATAAACGAAGATATCGCCGGCAGGCAGCTTCCGGTTATTACGCCGCCGGACATGGCCTCCTGGGACGCTGCGGCCATGAACAAGGCCACGGCCATGGCTCAACGAATACAAGCCTGTTTAAGTGAAGCCGGCATGCCATCGCAGCTGCTGTTCCTGGGCAGCCGGTTGAACGTGCTATTGCCGCACCAGCAGGAGGCGCTGCAACGGCAGTTGCAGGACACTGCCACCGCTTTACAGGACCTGCAACAGTCCCTTACCGGCGTAGCCGGGAAGATGGGGTTGCAGGCGCCGGAAGACGTAACTGCCATGAAACAGCTGATACATGTCTGTGACCTGTTGTCGCGCAAACCGGACCTGAGCGGCCTGAACGCCGGCAACAAAGCGTGGTTGCAGCAGCAGCAGGATATCATCTCCTGGCTGGAAGCGGGCCGCCGCCTCACAGCCATCCATCAGGCATACCAGGACATCCTGATACCGGAAGCATTTTCACAGGACCTGATGGAAGTGCGACAAAATCTGCTCGCCCACGGCACCAAGTGGTATAAGTTCCTCATCGGCGCCTATAACCGCAGCAACAAACAACTGGCGGCATTGTGCAAAGGCGCATTGCCCAAAGACAATACCGAGAAGCTGCAATATGTAGACAGTATTATGGAATACCGCCGGCACGATGCGCTGTTACAGGAGCATGCCGCCCTGGCACGCGACCTGTTCGGCACACGCTGGCAGAAACACCAGACCGACTGGGACGCGCTGGACACTGCCACTGCCTATATAACGGACATGCATAAACGTATTTCCGCCGGCACCTGTCCGGAGGCTGTGCTGGACTGTCTGCATAAAAACATAGACCCTGCCGTGGCTGCGGCCGACCGCGATGCCCTGCAGCAGGCAAGCGATAAAACCGCCGGTTTGCAGGCAGCCGTATTACAACAACTGGAAATGCGGGACTACCAATGGCCTGCTGCCTTCGCCGCTGCTGCGCAACAGCTGGGCACATGGAAAGACAGGTTGCCGGAAATCCACCATACCATTGCCTGGAATAATATCACGGAAACGGCCACACAGGAAAATTTATCCTGCCTGATCACACCGTCAACAGACTGGCCGGAAGCGGCCCGTTTGCTGAAGACCGTCTTACAAAAGACATGGTACGAATACCTGCTGGAAACCGCTGTGAAAGCACATCCTGCGCTACGCCGCTTCGACAGGGCGGGACACGAAGAGCTGGTACAGCAGTTCCGCCGCCTCGACGCGATGAACCTGCAGTATAACCGTGCCCGTGCCGCCCTCAGTCACTGGGAGCAGATGCCGCGCATGGAAGCGGGCGGCCAGGTGAACATCATCAGAACAGAATTCAATAAAAAAGCCCGGCATATGCCGGTGCGCAAGCTCATGAAAGAAGCCGGCCTGGCAATACAGGCCATCAAACCGGTGTTCATGATGAGTCCCTTGTCCATCGCCAACTTCCTGCCGCCGGCCACACTGGAATTTGACCTGGTGATATTTGACGAAGCCAGCCAGGTAAGGCCTGTGGAGGCGCTCGGCGCTATTCTGCGCGGCAAACAGCTGGTCGTGGTAGGTGATACCAAACAGCTGCCGCCTACCAGTTTCTTTGATACGCTGACCAAAGAAGTGGAAGACGAAGAGAACATCACGGCGGACATGCAGAGCATTCTCGGTTTGTGCGATGCCCAGGGCGCGCCACAACGCATGCTGCGCTGGCATTACCGCAGCCGTCATGAATCGCTGATCACTTTATCGAACCATGAATTTTATGAAAACAAGCTGGTGATATTCCCCAGCCCCGGCTCCAAAGACAGCCGTGGCCTGGTGTTCCATCATCTTCCTGATACCGCTTATGACCGTGGTAAAACGCGTTCCAATCCTAAGGAAGCAGAAGCAGTGGCCGACGCTGTGATGGAACATGCCCGCCGTCATCCGGGACTGAGCCTTGGCGTAGTGGCGTTCAGTACATCTCAGCGGGAAGCAATCACCGTAGCATTGGAAACACGGCGCCGCAATAATCCAGAGCTGGAATCCTTTTTCCGTCAACATGCCGACGAGCCTTTCTTTGTGAAGAACCTGGAGAATGTGCAGGGCGATGAGCGTGATGTGATTTTCATCTCTATCGGTTACGGCCGTACGGAGGAAGGTTATGTGGCCATGTCCTTCGGCCCGCTCAACAACGAAGGCGGTGAACGCAGGCTCAACGTACTGATCACCCGTGCCAAATCACGCTGTGAGGTGTTTACCAACCTTACCGCAGATGATTTGGACCTCAACCGGACGCAAAGCGCGGGTATCGCGGCGTTGAAGAACTTCCTGTACTACGCGCAGCACGGACGGCTCAATATGACGGTGGAAACCGGTCTGCCGGCAGACAGTCCTTTTGAGGAAAATGTGGCAGCCAGGCTGGAAGAGAAAGGGTATATCGTCAGGAAGCAGGTAGGCTCCCGCGGTTTCTATATCGACCTGGCTATCGTGGATCCGGACAATCCCGGCCGTTATATCCTGGGTATTGAATGTGATGGCGCTGCCTATCATTCTGCCCGTTCCGCCCGTGACCGCGACCGTTTGCGCCAGCAGATGCTGGAGGCCATCGGATGGAAGATGTACCGCATCTGGAGCACCGACTGGTTCCGTAATCCGGGGAAAGAACTGGACAGGCTGGTGGCGGCGATAGAAGCTGCTAAAACAGCACTCTCCATGGACGATGAGGACGCGCAGGAGGCAACACCTGCCGCAGCTGCTCCTGAACTGAAAAGGGAAGTGGTGGAAGAAGATACCGACGAAACGCAGATGTATGAAATAGCCACGCTGCCGGAAGAAATCCGGGACCAGGAGTTTCATGCCACGCCTATTGGCAGCCTGTGTAACTGGATAGAGCAGGTGGTAAACATAGAAAGCCCTGTACACTTCGATGAGCTGGCCCGCCGCATGGTGGAGGCAGCCGGTATTACGAGGGTAGGCCCGCGCATCCGGGAGATACTCCGTCATGCCGTAAGACATTCCGACGCCAGTAAACGCATCAAGATAAAAGGGCAATTCCTGTGGCATACCGCCCTGCCCGAACCGGTAGTGCGCAACCGCAGCCTGTTGCCGGCTGCCGCCCGTAAGATCAACTATATTTCGGTGGAGGAAATGGGCGTAGCGCTGGAAAAAGTGGTGAAAGACGCCATTGCCATCCAGCGGGAAGATGCAGTGCCTTTTATCGCTAAAATGTTTGGCTACAGCCGTGTAACAGAAGAGATGAAAGAGGAAATCCTCAAGGCGATTGATGCCGGCATCGCCAATAACGTGGTGCAGCTGGAAGGCGATCTGCTCAAAGCATAA
- a CDS encoding ABC transporter permease: MFRNYLLIAWRNLSRYKYYTLINIAGLAIGMATCWLLLLYVLGETSYENFFPNKDRVYRTVNDASWAGGRLNVATTSAPFAPLLKRDYPEIEEITRVLTDGGSLLEYNGKKMQVEDIYFVDSTFLKVLPFPLLEGDAATCLTQPNGLLLTRSLAKKIFGDPASAMGKIVHTEDSAAVFQVTGILEDVPSNTHFSFSALRVLPANYNADGWQNFDVYTYLLLRKGAAAKALEAKLPQFGDRYVKPHMGEVQYQMTLQPLTSIHLHSHLAYEIGSNGNVLYVYVFLFVGLLILVIACINYMNLATARATGRVKEIGVRKTMGSGREEIARMFLAESFLLTLISAVVAFGLVVVALPYFNEFAHRQLVLWQFGVARTIGAILLLVAFTGLMAGIYPAVFMSGFRVISALKGRLSGSSHAGFRKGLVTFQFMIAIVLTASTLVAYDQLQYVMHTNLGFNREQLLSFHISDVQARKNIPAMKQQLLSNPLVREVSAVSNPIGRNDLGTSGYFVEQDGSISESSILAQGLMVDAGFLKTMGITLQQGRNFSDTGNADRYHAVLVNETLVKNFQLKDPLGKRIQFKIDNKGTRAGRVITGVVRDFHTYSLQHKIAPLVMQMAPFPEMEDNMYVRVSPQNIPAALAYIEKVYQRFDAAHPFSYQFLDDNFAKQYAGEQQQEQIFLLFTVLALFIACLGLFGLAAFMAVQRTREIGVRKTLGASAGSIVKMLSQDFLRLVLIAAVLAFPLSWWIMDRWLQSFAYRTGISIWVFVLTSVGVTVIALLAVSYHALRAAMANPVKSLRAD; this comes from the coding sequence ATGTTCAGGAATTATCTGCTGATAGCGTGGCGTAATCTGTCCAGGTACAAGTATTACACGCTGATCAATATTGCCGGGCTGGCCATTGGTATGGCTACCTGCTGGCTGTTGCTCTTATATGTACTGGGAGAAACCAGCTATGAAAACTTTTTCCCCAATAAGGACCGTGTATATCGTACTGTGAACGATGCCTCCTGGGCCGGCGGCCGGCTCAATGTTGCCACCACATCGGCTCCTTTTGCGCCACTGTTAAAAAGAGACTATCCGGAAATAGAAGAGATCACGCGGGTATTGACCGATGGCGGCAGCCTGTTGGAATATAACGGGAAAAAAATGCAGGTGGAAGACATCTATTTTGTGGACAGCACCTTTTTGAAAGTGCTGCCTTTTCCGCTGCTGGAGGGCGATGCGGCTACCTGTCTCACTCAGCCCAATGGTCTGTTGCTTACCCGCTCTCTGGCGAAGAAAATATTCGGCGACCCGGCATCGGCCATGGGAAAAATAGTGCACACGGAAGACAGTGCCGCTGTGTTCCAGGTGACCGGCATCCTGGAAGATGTGCCTTCCAATACACATTTTTCATTCAGCGCCTTACGGGTACTGCCGGCTAATTACAATGCGGACGGCTGGCAGAATTTCGACGTATATACGTACCTGTTACTGCGTAAAGGCGCGGCTGCCAAAGCGCTGGAAGCCAAGCTGCCGCAGTTTGGCGACCGATATGTAAAACCTCATATGGGAGAGGTGCAGTATCAGATGACACTACAGCCATTGACTTCCATTCACCTGCATTCCCACCTGGCATATGAAATAGGGTCGAATGGCAATGTGCTTTACGTATATGTGTTCCTGTTTGTAGGATTGCTGATTTTGGTCATTGCCTGTATTAACTATATGAACCTCGCCACCGCCCGTGCTACGGGCCGCGTGAAGGAAATAGGTGTGCGTAAAACGATGGGATCTGGCAGGGAGGAAATTGCGCGCATGTTCCTGGCCGAATCATTTCTGCTGACCCTGATATCCGCCGTGGTAGCCTTCGGTCTGGTCGTAGTGGCGTTACCGTATTTCAATGAATTTGCGCATCGCCAGTTAGTGTTATGGCAGTTTGGCGTAGCGCGTACCATCGGCGCTATATTGTTACTGGTGGCTTTCACGGGATTAATGGCCGGTATTTATCCGGCGGTGTTTATGTCTGGTTTCCGGGTCATCAGCGCGCTGAAAGGGCGGTTGAGCGGCAGCAGCCATGCCGGCTTCCGGAAAGGGCTGGTCACTTTTCAGTTTATGATCGCCATTGTGCTTACCGCCAGCACGCTGGTAGCGTATGACCAGCTGCAATATGTGATGCACACCAACCTGGGTTTCAACAGGGAGCAGTTGCTTTCTTTCCATATCAGTGATGTGCAGGCACGGAAGAATATTCCTGCCATGAAACAGCAGCTGTTGAGTAATCCGCTGGTACGGGAAGTATCGGCGGTCAGCAATCCTATCGGGCGCAATGACCTGGGCACGAGTGGCTACTTTGTAGAACAGGATGGCAGTATTTCGGAATCATCCATATTAGCGCAGGGCCTCATGGTGGACGCTGGTTTTTTGAAGACGATGGGCATCACCTTGCAGCAGGGCCGCAATTTCTCCGATACCGGCAATGCCGACCGTTATCATGCTGTGCTGGTAAATGAGACGCTGGTGAAGAATTTTCAGTTGAAAGACCCGTTAGGCAAGCGGATACAGTTCAAAATAGATAACAAGGGCACCCGGGCGGGACGTGTGATCACCGGTGTGGTAAGGGATTTTCATACCTATTCGCTGCAGCACAAGATAGCGCCGCTGGTGATGCAGATGGCGCCTTTCCCGGAAATGGAAGATAATATGTACGTGCGCGTTAGTCCGCAGAACATCCCGGCAGCCCTGGCCTACATAGAAAAAGTGTACCAGCGTTTCGATGCGGCGCATCCGTTCAGCTACCAGTTCCTCGATGATAACTTTGCGAAGCAGTATGCCGGAGAGCAGCAACAGGAGCAGATATTTCTGCTGTTTACCGTGCTGGCGCTGTTTATTGCCTGTCTTGGTTTGTTTGGGCTGGCCGCGTTTATGGCGGTGCAGCGCACGCGTGAAATTGGTGTGCGCAAAACACTGGGCGCTTCTGCCGGCAGTATTGTAAAGATGCTGTCGCAGGATTTCCTTCGGCTGGTGTTGATAGCGGCCGTACTGGCGTTCCCGTTATCCTGGTGGATCATGGACCGGTGGTTGCAGAGCTTTGCCTATCGTACCGGTATCAGCATATGGGTGTTTGTGCTGACGAGTGTAGGCGTTACCGTAATAGCGTTGCTGGCTGTCAGTTATCATGCCCTGCGTGCAGCGATGGCCAATCCGGTGAAGAGCTTGCGGGCCGACTGA
- the ygiD gene encoding 4,5-DOPA dioxygenase extradiol, which produces MDLQGFHHITSDLKTAEKAMPVMFIGHGNPMNGISDNAFTRALTQMGQQIPDKPRAILVISAHWLTKGTHVLVAPQPETIHDFGGFPEALYQVQYPAPGAPTLARETKDLITSAKVMEDDHWGLDHGAWTVLRHMYPLADVPVYQLSIDYHQPPEYHFKLAAELQALRHKGVLIMGSGNIVHNLRQVVFSNNAKPFDWAISFDHLVKEKLEQKAFTDLVNYHTLGTAAQLSIPTNDHYLPMLYTLGLVNKNEEIQFTYEEIQNGSISMRCFRTA; this is translated from the coding sequence ATGGATTTACAGGGTTTTCATCATATTACCAGCGACCTGAAAACCGCTGAGAAAGCAATGCCGGTAATGTTTATCGGTCACGGTAACCCGATGAACGGCATCAGCGACAATGCTTTTACCCGCGCGCTCACACAGATGGGCCAACAAATACCGGACAAGCCCCGCGCTATCCTGGTCATCTCCGCGCATTGGCTGACCAAAGGCACACACGTGCTGGTGGCGCCGCAACCAGAAACCATCCATGATTTCGGCGGCTTCCCCGAAGCACTCTACCAGGTGCAATATCCTGCGCCCGGCGCCCCCACCCTGGCCCGCGAAACAAAAGACCTGATCACTTCCGCCAAAGTGATGGAAGATGACCACTGGGGCCTCGATCACGGCGCATGGACAGTGCTCAGACACATGTACCCCCTGGCAGACGTTCCGGTATACCAGCTGAGCATCGACTATCACCAGCCACCGGAATATCACTTTAAGCTGGCAGCTGAACTGCAAGCGCTCCGCCATAAAGGGGTGCTTATCATGGGCAGCGGCAATATCGTTCACAACCTGCGCCAGGTGGTGTTCTCCAACAATGCCAAACCATTTGACTGGGCCATCTCCTTTGATCATCTCGTGAAAGAAAAACTGGAACAAAAGGCATTCACCGACCTGGTCAACTATCACACACTGGGAACAGCCGCACAGCTGTCTATACCCACAAATGACCACTACCTGCCGATGCTGTACACCCTCGGGCTGGTCAATAAAAACGAAGAAATTCAATTTACCTACGAAGAAATTCAGAACGGCAGTATCAGCATGCGCTGCTTCCGGACGGCGTAA
- a CDS encoding Rrf2 family transcriptional regulator, with translation MNNARFPISLHILTLLAKENGTLLSSDYIAGSININPVLVRKEISNLRNHGMIESKEGKNGGATLAKPATAILLSDVYHAVQQTSLLGNSRNHPNPDCAVGKQINQHLDDLYKDIEGALLRKLENMTLADFADKF, from the coding sequence ATGAATAATGCCCGCTTTCCGATATCGTTACATATACTGACGCTCCTGGCGAAGGAAAACGGGACATTATTGTCGTCCGATTACATTGCCGGGAGTATCAATATCAATCCGGTGTTGGTCAGAAAGGAAATCAGCAACCTGCGTAACCATGGCATGATAGAAAGCAAGGAAGGCAAAAACGGGGGCGCCACACTCGCCAAACCGGCTACTGCCATCCTGCTCTCAGATGTGTACCATGCTGTACAGCAAACTTCCCTGCTGGGCAACAGCCGTAACCATCCTAATCCCGATTGCGCAGTGGGCAAACAGATCAATCAGCATCTGGATGATTTGTATAAAGACATAGAAGGCGCCCTGCTACGGAAACTGGAGAACATGACGTTGGCTGACTTCGCCGATAAATTTTGA
- the msrA gene encoding peptide-methionine (S)-S-oxide reductase MsrA translates to MRKYSIFIFFVTLALFACAQNKKEKVPGDMEIPNNTHVEKATFGGGCFWCTEAQFQYLDGVLKVESGYAGGTVANPTYEQVCEGNTGHAEVIQVTYDPAKISYDELLQAFWESHDPTQLNRQGNDVGTQYRSVIFYHTPEQKEKAEFYKKKLQDAGAYDKPIVTEIAPLTTFYKAEDYHQDYYNQNGRQPYCTFVIKPKLEKFKKVFKDHLKKQ, encoded by the coding sequence ATGCGAAAATACTCAATATTCATCTTTTTCGTAACATTGGCCTTATTCGCCTGCGCGCAGAACAAAAAAGAAAAAGTTCCCGGAGATATGGAAATACCCAATAACACACATGTAGAAAAAGCCACATTCGGAGGCGGTTGCTTTTGGTGTACAGAAGCCCAGTTTCAATACCTCGACGGGGTACTGAAAGTGGAATCCGGCTATGCCGGCGGCACAGTAGCCAATCCCACCTACGAACAGGTCTGTGAAGGCAATACCGGCCACGCTGAAGTTATCCAGGTCACCTACGACCCGGCCAAAATCAGCTACGATGAACTGCTTCAGGCCTTTTGGGAAAGCCACGATCCCACCCAGCTTAACCGCCAGGGCAACGATGTAGGCACCCAATACCGCTCCGTTATCTTCTATCATACGCCCGAACAAAAGGAAAAAGCTGAGTTCTATAAGAAAAAGCTACAGGACGCCGGCGCATATGATAAACCTATCGTGACAGAAATCGCCCCGCTGACCACTTTCTATAAAGCGGAAGATTATCACCAGGATTATTATAACCAGAACGGACGACAGCCCTACTGCACGTTCGTGATCAAACCTAAACTGGAGAAATTCAAAAAGGTGTTTAAAGACCATTTGAAAAAGCAATAG
- a CDS encoding endonuclease MutS2 has product MKYFPESALVQLEFDKIQALLQDHCKTELGTQMAIDLRLHTHIDYVKAALQQAHEYKQLILLQEHFPNDHVLNLHTELRLLSIQGAVLTGDQAMSIRKLAESMHSIVRFFDHDRRIQYGGLYDVIKDTYYEKKITALIDEVLDETGQVRDNASPELAKIRISLFRKRTELRRVFERILQKLQKLNYLADQEEAFLNGRRVVAIYAENKRMIKGIIHGESDTRKTAFLEPEETIELNNDIQSLEREEGREVYRILKALTGSLSGYSELLNGYHQILGTYDFIRAKAKLALDMDGNYPSLVPHAQLHLVQAYHPLLLLYNRKNSKPTVPVSISLDKDAHILVISGPNAGGKTVTLKTIGLIQLMLQSGLLVPVHPSSQLGIFKQLMIHIGDTQSLEFELSTYSSHLKNMKYFMETANGRTLFFIDELGSGSDPNLGGAFAEVIMEELAKKHAFGVVTTHYLNLKVMANKVKGIINGAMGFNEQTLMPMYKLMVGKPGSSYTFSIAERIGLNPALIARAKKLVDEGHFQLDKLLNKAEQDLQKVESKEKELQKLVKENEKLKREYEALSDKERKHQQITFLKLQNQIKETDLAYLKDMERKLKQIVVEWKRAGDSNDKEKVMKQAEILLFRRREKQINEKHNKKVQDKFEEVGRDVQVGDQVKILTNRQVGRLIEIRDKRGIVQLGNIPINVKLSDLVVVQEKPKEPVD; this is encoded by the coding sequence TTGAAATATTTTCCTGAGTCTGCGTTGGTGCAGTTGGAATTCGATAAAATACAGGCTTTGCTCCAGGACCACTGTAAAACGGAACTGGGTACGCAAATGGCTATTGATCTTCGTTTGCACACGCATATAGACTACGTAAAAGCCGCTCTGCAACAGGCACATGAATATAAACAACTGATCCTGTTGCAGGAGCATTTCCCCAATGATCACGTCCTGAACCTGCATACCGAGTTGCGGTTGCTGTCCATCCAGGGCGCCGTACTTACCGGTGATCAGGCCATGTCCATCCGTAAACTGGCGGAAAGCATGCATAGCATCGTCCGGTTTTTTGACCACGACCGCCGTATCCAGTATGGAGGTCTGTATGATGTGATCAAGGACACTTATTATGAGAAAAAGATCACGGCACTCATTGATGAAGTGTTGGACGAAACCGGGCAGGTACGCGATAACGCTTCCCCTGAACTGGCCAAGATCCGTATCTCCCTGTTCCGTAAGAGAACAGAACTGCGCCGCGTATTTGAGCGCATCCTCCAGAAGCTGCAGAAGTTGAACTACCTGGCCGACCAGGAAGAGGCGTTCCTCAACGGCAGAAGGGTGGTGGCCATCTACGCCGAAAACAAACGGATGATCAAAGGTATCATCCATGGCGAATCTGATACCCGTAAAACCGCTTTCCTCGAGCCGGAAGAAACGATCGAACTGAATAATGATATCCAGTCGCTCGAAAGAGAGGAAGGCAGGGAAGTATACCGCATCCTGAAGGCGCTGACCGGCTCCCTGAGCGGTTATAGTGAGCTGCTGAACGGCTATCACCAGATACTGGGCACCTACGACTTTATCCGGGCGAAAGCGAAACTGGCGCTGGACATGGACGGAAATTACCCGTCGCTGGTGCCGCATGCGCAACTGCACCTGGTACAGGCTTACCATCCGCTGTTATTGTTATATAACCGCAAAAACAGCAAGCCTACTGTGCCGGTAAGCATCAGTCTGGATAAAGACGCGCACATACTGGTGATCAGCGGTCCCAATGCCGGCGGTAAAACGGTGACGCTTAAAACCATTGGCCTGATACAGCTCATGCTGCAGTCCGGCCTGTTGGTACCGGTGCATCCGTCTTCCCAGCTGGGCATTTTCAAGCAGTTGATGATCCATATCGGGGATACCCAGTCGCTGGAATTTGAACTGAGTACCTACAGCTCCCACCTGAAGAACATGAAGTATTTTATGGAGACTGCCAACGGCAGGACCCTGTTCTTCATCGACGAGCTGGGTAGCGGCTCTGACCCTAACCTGGGCGGTGCCTTTGCTGAGGTGATCATGGAGGAACTGGCCAAGAAACACGCTTTTGGCGTGGTGACCACCCACTACCTCAACCTGAAAGTGATGGCCAACAAAGTAAAAGGCATCATCAACGGGGCGATGGGATTCAATGAACAGACCCTGATGCCCATGTATAAACTGATGGTCGGTAAGCCCGGCAGTTCTTATACTTTCTCAATCGCTGAGAGGATTGGCCTGAACCCGGCACTGATTGCCCGCGCCAAAAAACTGGTGGATGAAGGTCATTTCCAGTTGGATAAACTGCTGAACAAAGCAGAACAGGACCTTCAGAAAGTAGAAAGCAAAGAAAAGGAGTTGCAGAAGCTGGTCAAAGAAAATGAAAAGCTGAAGCGTGAATACGAAGCCCTGTCAGATAAAGAGCGAAAGCATCAGCAGATCACCTTCCTGAAGCTGCAAAACCAGATCAAGGAAACGGACCTGGCTTACCTGAAAGACATGGAACGCAAGCTGAAGCAGATCGTGGTGGAATGGAAGCGTGCCGGCGACAGCAACGATAAAGAGAAAGTGATGAAACAGGCAGAGATACTGCTGTTCCGTCGCAGGGAAAAACAGATCAATGAAAAGCACAACAAAAAAGTGCAGGACAAATTTGAAGAGGTAGGCCGCGACGTACAGGTGGGTGACCAGGTGAAAATCCTGACTAACCGCCAGGTGGGCCGCCTGATAGAAATCCGGGACAAACGCGGTATTGTACAGCTGGGGAATATTCCGATCAACGTCAAGTTGAGCGACCTGGTGGTAGTACAGGAAAAGCCGAAGGAGCCCGTTGACTGA